One Magnolia sinica isolate HGM2019 chromosome 2, MsV1, whole genome shotgun sequence genomic window, TGGATTGAAGGGAGGCTGGTGGGATTTGGAAGGCTTTTGTGAGTTGGGTGTTCATGGATCTTGCTTGTTGCACGGAGAACGTCTGTAGCTGGGCTAGGATGGTGTTGAAGATGATGGTGCAGGCAAAAATGGGAATGACGGATATGATTATCTTCACTTGCTCGACTTGGGCCACGGTGCACAGTCTCCATGGACTTTCCTTCGTGGGAGCTCCTCCATCTTGGATTTTGATGCATGCTTTATCCAAGAACCTGAGAACTCTCTCAACATTACTGAAAAATACGATGTGTTTCAAAAACATCCTTATAAACACATGATAAAAGATTCTTAACGTGTGGAAGGTGTTTGAAAGATCAGTATTGTTATataaatcttttgaattttggtgaCTGAACTTCAAGATCATGAAAAACTCCCATAAATTCAAGTTTTGAATTCTTCTACAAAATTCTAACAACCCACAATTTGTTTTAAATGGGTCATTAGTTTTCAAAACCATTTAAACAATTATGATGtcaaaattaagaagaagaacatttaaaaaaaaaagaaaaacaccaaGAACAATCCATAAACTTTTCTAGTTTGGCGACTGATCTTTCAAAACATTAGATTAGCGCTGCGTGCACACCTGAATCGTTGAGTATGAAGAAGGTTCCCAGCATTAGAAGATGGATCAAGACTAGTGGCAGTGACAGTGTGGGTAGCTGTATCATTTCGGTTTCCATGAAGCATCTCTAAATTCGATGGATTAACTTGCTTTCTCTTTTTTATTGCAGCTACAAAGACCTGATTAAAAgcataaaagaaaaatccaaacGAATCCAAATAAACATTAGAGAACCCAAGTGTAATAATGGGGTGCCATATAAGAATTCTTATACCCTGAAAAGGACAAACGTTGCAAAAAAGCAATGATACATCATAAACAAACATTTCTTTTATAAAACCATGAATGAGTAGACATTTGAAGAATCTCACTTCCATAAAGCAGGATATCCCCAAAGATGATTATTTAATCAACATAAGCAAAACCCAATAAACCATTCCAGATTAGTATAAACATAATATCACTATTAAATAACCCAAAACATATGCTTAATTAATTAATATAAACATAAACAGAACCCTACAAACAACTCAAGAAAAAGGAATCTGCTAAATCAAATTCATAGAAGATATTGAAAACAAAGAACTATGATGTTCATAAGATTTTGAAAGATATGAAACACGCATCTTTCTTTCATATTTTGTAAAGAATTAAAGGGAAATAAGAGAAGGAATATTTTCATAATTCTAAAAACATCAACCAAACAACTATTGCTAATCGGCAGAAGGGAAAAATAATTCATAATAACATACAGCATGAAAAATGAAATCTCAATCAACACAAACATAACTCTACAGGACTGCATTTTCAAGAAGGAAACCGATATTTACATGAGCCTTTTTCAGTGCACAAAGCCTCATTTTCTACTTTTGTTATATACGAGTACAAATTTATTCTTTTTCATTACCAAACGAAGCAAACAAGAAGAGTGCAAGAAGAGTGCATGTATCAAAAGTCGAGCTGAGGAGATCATCaaacttcaaaagaaaaaaaaagaaaaaagagagggtAAAATAGGGTTATCTTACTTGAGCAATTGGGGTGAAGATGCTGCCTTGAGGAGGCTTGTTCCTGTAGAAAAGAGTGCCAGAAATCAAGCTGATCAGGCCCACAGCCATCGCAGCTGCGGACACTCCAAATCCAACATCCATCCCTGACCGTGTCTGGACCCACACGAGGACGGTGAGGGCGATGAGCTCTCCGACGCAGAAGCTGAAGTAGGCGGTGTTGAAGTATGTGGAGAGCTTCTTTGATTGCTTAGGGTCTTCCTTACTGAACTGATCAGCCCCATGGGCGATTATGTTAGGCTTAAGGCAGCCACTCCCCAAGGCTACCAAGTAGAGAGCCAGGAAGAATATCGAGGCCTTGAAGCCTTTGGCTTGGATGCAGAGCTGTGCTTCACTTTGCATGTTGCACTGTGGTGGCCTTAGTTGAGGGAGATGAGCTTGAACTGATAGTAGTATGAAACCCTGAAAAATCCACCACAAACCATTCAATgcgagatctctctctctctctctctctctctctctctcaaacagaCACATACGGGGAGATCAAGGCcgctcatcaagtgggtcgcactgcaaacatgccctggcccaaaagtcaacactttccactcatcaagtgggccaaaagtGTATAAGGAAAATGAACAGTGAGAAAAAGACATGTATGGTCCACGGGTTGAGTGGGCCGGCATGATTTTTCAGCCAAGATGTCACACGTGTGCTGCCAATCACTTTAGCTTTTCTCAGCTCAATTATTCCTATGCAGCAatggaaatttgaaaaataaaaatggaatggCATAAAAAGCGGCTAGAGAAGGAGAGTGATATACTTACGGAGAGTTccacaaacccaaaaatcaacaTGGTCCAAAAGCTCCCAAGATAAGAGTCAGAGAGGAAGCCACCAAGCAAAGACAACAGAAATACAGTCCCTACAAAGTTAGTGACTGTATTTGCTGATTTTGACAGTGAGAAGTGCATCTCATTGAACACATATGTTATGAGGTTGTTCCCTACCGCAGCAATTGCCATCATTTCAAATGCTTGAATCCCTGAAACACAGCCACcaacaaaacaagaaaataaaaatgagttaaAAATGGAAAGAACCCACGTTATAtcttcataaaataaataaataaataaataaatgcttaAAAGCATAAAACAccctttaaaatgaaaaaaagaagaagaccaaTTCATATCTTCATAGCTGAATTAGATCTTTCTGTGATCTACTGTCAACGGGCCAAACAAATTAAAACAATTCAAAGAACTTCAATTTATCAACTAACTTAAAAAAGGGCAATCCGAAAATAAGACAATAAAGAATTGTAATATTGCCAAAAGGAAAATATACATGCCCAACTGGAAATGGAGCACAGGTCTATTATGTGAAAGTCAATGAACATAAACAAAAGAAAGCAACATCGACTCTCAATCAGGCCCAACAGATGTGAGATAGGAAGAGAAACCGAGAAAGAGAGGCAGAGAGGGAGAAATAGACCCAATACAAATACTGCAGCTCTCATTCCTCCATGCTTGTTGGTTTTGCAGGTTCTTCCTCTCCAATCAACTGAGACCTCAACGGCAGCAGAATTGGAATCTGCTTTGGAATTCTGTCTTGTCTGgatatccatctctctctctacccCTTTAAAACTAAAACTCAACTACAGAACAAAGCTCTCTTCTTTAAGGTCCCTTTGGTGAGTATCATTCCAGTGGACGCACTTATTTATAATACTTTGGGGGGGGGAGGCGCactgctagagagagagagagagagagagggtgtgggGGCATGCACTTGGGAGGGAAGGAATGATGCGTTTTCAACTGTGCTGGATAGTGCAGGCCACTGTTGAGTGGTCAGAGAGTGTTGTGCTTTTAAGTaagcagagaaaagaaaagggttaAGGAAAGATGGTCTCCCACACTGAACAccatggatatggatatggacaCCATCTCATATTCATTCATTTTcttatatgcatttcatccattttCTTGGAAGCTGGTCATCTAACAATTCTATAATAAGACAATGTATGACGTGTGGGAAGCAGAAagttaacacacacacacaacccatCCATATACACATAAATGTACACATTGCCAACCatcatacatccatccatgcacaaATGCATGTATGCTTCTTCAATGGGAATGCTTCCTTGTAAATACCAAAATGGGTTTGTTTACATCATTCACGTCACGTGCTCATGTTCAAGTAGTACGATTGCACATGTATGTACAAGTGCGGACATGCATCGTACAGTGGGGTTGGtaacacatgcatgcatgaattACATGTTTATGATATTGTTTGATACTATGGTAGGGTGTTACGATTGATGCGATCGCATTCAGAAAATGCGCACGACCCAGAtcagctcaagtggtagactgagtgaaagatacctcgtttcaacactgaggtcttggtatccttccccagtgggggtggctaattaacagtaaagtgtgaattgacagtgggtgtactaacaaggtaacaaaaacaaaagaaaagaaaaggaaatgcgTACGTATACATGTAATTTAAATCCAAGGGTCCAAACAAAGGGACAGGATTTAGATGGAACTTAAACATAAAACTACACTGATTTTAATTTTTAACTGACTGTGTTTAGTGGACCTCTAATGGACCACCTAAATGAAAATCGTCATCAATGTGTTCAACAAACAAATGC contains:
- the LOC131236682 gene encoding protein NRT1/ PTR FAMILY 4.3, encoding MDIQTRQNSKADSNSAAVEVSVDWRGRTCKTNKHGGMRAAVFVLGIQAFEMMAIAAVGNNLITYVFNEMHFSLSKSANTVTNFVGTVFLLSLLGGFLSDSYLGSFWTMLIFGFVELSGFILLSVQAHLPQLRPPQCNMQSEAQLCIQAKGFKASIFFLALYLVALGSGCLKPNIIAHGADQFSKEDPKQSKKLSTYFNTAYFSFCVGELIALTVLVWVQTRSGMDVGFGVSAAAMAVGLISLISGTLFYRNKPPQGSIFTPIAQVFVAAIKKRKQVNPSNLEMLHGNRNDTATHTVTATSLDPSSNAGNLLHTQRFRFLDKACIKIQDGGAPTKESPWRLCTVAQVEQVKIIISVIPIFACTIIFNTILAQLQTFSVQQARSMNTQLTKAFQIPPASLQSIPYIILIFLVPLYETAFVPLMRKATGTSSGISPLQRIGVGLFIATFSMVAAALVEKKRREMVTASNKEEISIFWIAPQFIIFGLSEMFTAVGLIEFFYKQSMAGMQSFLTAMTYCSYSFGFFLSSLLVSLVNKITSKYSTHGGWLSDNDLNKDRLDLFYWLLAILSTINFFNYLFWSRWYSSNQSPSPTSASHDSHGVDHHLFTSSKHIGDDNIP